The Breoghania sp. genome has a segment encoding these proteins:
- a CDS encoding metallophosphoesterase, producing MFKLAHLSDPHLGPLPSPTLRELASKRALGYMNWQRNRASKFTTAHLDGLVADIKDQAPDHIALTGDLVNIAIDAELEPARRWLDALGSPQDVSVVPGNHDAYVPGALRKASEIWAPYMRGDGNTGAVSYPYVRRRGDVALIGVSSARASAPFMATGHVSSGQADRLAACLEACGRQGLFRVVMIHHPPVRGATHWHKRLVAGSRVRKAVQASGAELVLHGHTHINSLHWLKGRDGPVPVVCVPAASNAPGAGKPGARFNIFEIERADEGWHCHWRERGYVKPGEGVVEISAQDLTSDLAEAAQ from the coding sequence ATGTTCAAACTCGCCCATCTTTCAGACCCCCATCTGGGCCCCCTGCCCAGCCCCACCTTGCGCGAGCTCGCCTCCAAGCGAGCCCTCGGCTACATGAACTGGCAGCGCAATCGCGCCTCCAAGTTCACCACCGCGCATCTGGATGGTCTCGTCGCAGACATCAAGGATCAGGCCCCCGATCACATCGCGCTGACGGGCGACCTGGTGAATATCGCCATTGACGCGGAACTTGAGCCGGCCCGCCGCTGGCTTGATGCTCTGGGCTCGCCGCAGGATGTCTCCGTCGTGCCCGGCAACCATGATGCCTATGTTCCCGGCGCGCTGCGCAAGGCCAGCGAGATCTGGGCGCCCTACATGCGTGGGGACGGCAATACCGGCGCGGTCAGCTATCCTTATGTCCGCCGCCGTGGCGATGTCGCGTTGATCGGGGTTTCAAGTGCGCGCGCCTCCGCCCCGTTCATGGCGACAGGCCATGTCAGCTCCGGCCAGGCGGATCGTCTCGCCGCCTGCCTTGAGGCTTGCGGCCGTCAGGGGCTTTTCCGTGTCGTGATGATCCACCACCCGCCCGTGCGTGGTGCCACCCATTGGCACAAGCGCCTCGTGGCGGGGTCCCGCGTGCGCAAGGCTGTTCAGGCGAGCGGCGCGGAACTCGTGCTCCACGGCCACACCCACATCAATAGCCTGCACTGGCTGAAGGGCCGCGACGGACCGGTCCCGGTCGTCTGTGTTCCCGCAGCCTCCAATGCTCCCGGGGCTGGCAAGCCGGGTGCGCGCTTCAACATCTTCGAGATCGAGCGCGCGGACGAAGGCTGGCACTGCCACTGGCGGGAGCGCGGCTATGTGAAACCAGGCGAAGGGGTCGTGGAAATCAGCGCGCAGGACCTGACCAGTGATCTGGCCGAGGCGGCCCAATAG
- a CDS encoding NUDIX domain-containing protein, with protein MSTSIVRLLKPLTQRMIALGTLVLRPMTVGVRAAVFDEEGSVFLVRHTYLPGWYLPGGGVDPGESAQVAVARELREEGNIEATGVPRLFGLYLNRKFSRRNHVALYVIREWAETCAPCVRSKEIAEAGFFAPDDLPQDVTAATRRRLDEIAVGEQQSDIW; from the coding sequence ATGAGCACGTCGATTGTTCGCCTTCTTAAACCGTTGACGCAGCGGATGATTGCGCTTGGTACGCTCGTTCTCAGACCCATGACGGTGGGCGTTCGGGCCGCTGTCTTTGATGAGGAGGGCAGTGTCTTTCTGGTGCGTCACACCTATCTGCCGGGCTGGTATCTGCCGGGCGGCGGCGTGGATCCGGGTGAGAGCGCGCAAGTCGCGGTCGCCAGAGAGCTGCGTGAGGAGGGCAATATCGAGGCAACCGGCGTACCTCGGCTCTTCGGGCTTTATCTGAACAGGAAATTCTCGCGCCGAAATCACGTGGCGCTGTATGTAATTCGTGAATGGGCTGAAACCTGCGCCCCGTGTGTTCGGAGCAAGGAAATCGCGGAGGCGGGCTTTTTCGCGCCTGACGATCTGCCGCAAGACGTGACGGCGGCGACGCGCCGACGGCTTGATGAAATCGCCGTCGGCGAGCAGCAGAGCGATATCTGGTAG
- a CDS encoding glutathione S-transferase family protein, translating into MGLLVDGKWQDRWYDTSKSGGKFERESSQFRNWITADGAPGPSGEGGFEAEAGRYHLYVSYACPWAHRTLIFRKLKKLEDMISVSVVEPLMLEEGWTFAEPEPVHGATKAYEIYLAADADYTGRVTVPILWDKKRGTIVSNESAEIIRMFNSAFDGIGAAKGDFYPEALRSEIEEINATVYDTVNNGVYKAGFATTQDAYSKAFTELFDSLDMLEDRLTHNRYLVGDTLTEADWRLFTTLVRFDAVYVGHFKCNLRRIADYPHLSNYLRELYQVPGVAQTVHMDHIKQHYYGSHKTINPSGIVPEGPDLDFLRPHDRTRLAAA; encoded by the coding sequence ATGGGACTTCTGGTTGACGGAAAATGGCAGGACCGCTGGTATGACACCAGCAAGAGCGGCGGAAAGTTCGAGCGCGAGTCCTCTCAATTCAGAAACTGGATCACCGCCGACGGCGCGCCCGGCCCCAGTGGGGAGGGCGGTTTTGAGGCGGAGGCCGGACGGTATCACCTCTATGTTTCCTATGCCTGCCCCTGGGCACATCGCACGCTTATCTTCCGCAAGCTGAAAAAGCTTGAGGACATGATTTCGGTGTCCGTCGTCGAGCCGCTAATGCTGGAGGAAGGCTGGACCTTCGCCGAGCCCGAGCCGGTCCATGGCGCCACAAAGGCCTATGAGATCTATCTCGCGGCGGATGCGGACTACACTGGACGCGTGACCGTCCCGATCCTGTGGGACAAGAAGCGCGGCACCATCGTCAGCAATGAAAGCGCGGAAATCATCCGCATGTTCAACAGCGCCTTTGACGGCATTGGTGCGGCGAAGGGCGATTTCTACCCCGAGGCGCTGCGCAGCGAGATCGAGGAGATCAATGCCACCGTCTATGACACGGTGAACAACGGCGTCTACAAGGCGGGGTTCGCGACCACGCAGGACGCCTATTCCAAGGCGTTCACCGAACTCTTCGACAGCCTCGACATGCTGGAAGACCGCCTCACACACAACCGCTATCTCGTGGGCGACACGCTGACGGAGGCCGATTGGCGCCTCTTCACCACGCTGGTGCGCTTCGATGCGGTCTATGTCGGTCACTTCAAGTGCAACCTGCGCCGCATCGCCGACTATCCGCACCTGTCCAACTATCTGCGCGAGCTCTATCAGGTGCCGGGCGTGGCGCAGACGGTCCATATGGACCACATCAAGCAGCACTATTACGGCAGCCACAAAACCATCAATCCCTCAGGGATCGTGCCGGAGGGACCGGATCTGGACTTCCTGCGCCCCCATGACAGGACCCGGCTGGCGGCAGCCTGA